CTCCGAACAGGCGCACCACCGAATCGTCACAGCGGATATGAATGTCCCGGTCATGCAAAAGGAAGGCGTCGGCGATTTCTCGAAGATGGGAACGTGCCTCGTCGTTTTCAGTCACGATGGGCTCGTCGCTCCGGTTTCCGCTGGTCATGACCAGTGCCTCGTAGGGGCTCTCGAAAAAAAGCAGGTGGTGGAGGGGCGTATAGGGGAGGAAGGCACCCAGAAACCGATTCCGAGGGGCCACGGCTTCTGCGATGGGCGTGGTGCCTTCACCGGAGGTCTTTCCGCGTTTCCGCAGGAGCACGATGGGACGCTCAGGGGCTTCGAGAAGCGCCGATTCTTCCGGGGAAACCCGGCAGTAACGCGTCACGGCCTCCAGGTCTCGAAACATGACCGCAAACGGCTTTTCTTCACGGATTTTGCGGCGCCGAAGGCGGCGCACCCGCTCTTCCCCCGTCGCTTCCACCGCCAGGTGAAAGCCACCCAGACCCTTGACTGCGAGGATCTGCCCCTCCTTGAGCCGTTCCACGGCGTCGGCCAGAGCTCTGCGTCCGGCCGACAGCCGATTGCCCTGCGGGTCTTCCAGCCAGATGTTCGGGCCGCAGGACCAGCAGGCGTTGGGCTGCGCATGAAAGCGGCGGTCTCGGGGATCGCGGTATTCCCGGAGGCATTCCGGACACATGGCGAAGCGGGCCATGGTGGTCTTTTCCCGGTCGTAGGGAATGTCCCGAATGATGGTGTATCGGGGACCGCAGTTGGTGCAGTTGATGAAAGGATATCCGAACCCTCGATCGGTGGGATCGAAAAGTTCCCGGATGCAGTCCCGGCAGGTGGCCACATCGGGCGAAACGAGTGTGCTGCGGTTTTGGCTGCCGTGGCTTTCCAGGATGTCGAAAGTCGGGCGCGGTTCGAAAGGTAGTTCGGTGACTTCCACTGAGACGATCCGTGCAAGCGGTGGCGCCTTGTCCCACAGATCCCCGAGGAAGGCCTTCACATCGGCTGCGGCCCCCGCCACCTCGATCCGAACGCCGTCCGGCTGATTTCTCACCCAGCCGCCCAGCCGGTGCCGTTCCGCAAGCTGATAGACCGTCGGGCGAAACCCCACCCCCTGGACGATCCCCTGAACCCGCACGGCCACCCGACGCCCGTCCGGCGTCAACTCAGGCGATCCCCTGCTTTCGTTTCTCGAATCCTCGCTTCCAGCCATGCGAACCATGCTTCCAGGCCTTCCCCGGTCCGGCAGGAAACCTCGAAGACCTCCTGGTCCGGATTCAATTGGCGGGCGCGTTCGCGAATCTTCGCCACATCGCAGTCCACG
This is a stretch of genomic DNA from Desulfoglaeba alkanexedens ALDC. It encodes these proteins:
- the hypF gene encoding carbamoyltransferase HypF, yielding MAGSEDSRNESRGSPELTPDGRRVAVRVQGIVQGVGFRPTVYQLAERHRLGGWVRNQPDGVRIEVAGAAADVKAFLGDLWDKAPPLARIVSVEVTELPFEPRPTFDILESHGSQNRSTLVSPDVATCRDCIRELFDPTDRGFGYPFINCTNCGPRYTIIRDIPYDREKTTMARFAMCPECLREYRDPRDRRFHAQPNACWSCGPNIWLEDPQGNRLSAGRRALADAVERLKEGQILAVKGLGGFHLAVEATGEERVRRLRRRKIREEKPFAVMFRDLEAVTRYCRVSPEESALLEAPERPIVLLRKRGKTSGEGTTPIAEAVAPRNRFLGAFLPYTPLHHLLFFESPYEALVMTSGNRSDEPIVTENDEARSHLREIADAFLLHDRDIHIRCDDSVVRLFGGAPRPLRRARGYVPVPIFLEAAGPSVLAVGGELKNTICITRGAEAFVSQHIGDLRNLETLRAFERNVDHLQRILEIRPERVAHDLHPDYLSTQWAERQDRFPVIAVQHHHAHIASVLAERKISGPVLGLALDGAGYGPDGTIWGGELLWVDAERFRRLGRFRHLRLPGGDRAVLEPWRTAVSALYLLAGGDVGKAYPDILNTFPARERSVVLAMLERRLNCPLTSSCGRVFDAVSAILGVRHRVTYEGQAAVELEQAAQADSGRYVGAVYRRDDLWILDPLPMIRLLVEDLRRGVAPGILSMRFHNGLALLLAESLEKAREATGLDRVALSGGVFQNLTLSELLEADLVGRGFEVFTHREVPPNDACISLGQAYVARARLFRGR